Part of the Paenibacillus sp. YPG26 genome, CGTCATAGGCTTTGAGCTGAATCTTCTCATAGCGGGGAACGAATCCCTGAATGCTGCGATCCACAGACAAGCAGCCTTCACTCTCAGGCAGATAGGTCATCGCCGCAGAATGACTGATCACCTTAGGATTGAACAAGGCATACTCCTGGGTCTGCCCCTTCTCATCCACCAAATAAGCCGCGAACATCCGCTTGTTGAGGCCAATCTGATTGGCTGATAAGCCGACTCCCGCGCGAAGCTTATATTTCTTCGCAATCTCCTCATCCTGGCTGTTCTTCAGGAACTGCATCATTGCCGCCATCTCAGCCCGGTCCTCTTCACTTGGAGGCAGGCTTACCGGCTCCGTCTTCACGCGAAGGATCGGATCACCCTCACGTACAATATCATCCATCATTATGAAATAATCGCGGGTAAATTTACTCATAGCAGAGACCTTCATCCACCTTTTCCTACTGTTTTTATACGGCAGCCTTATTGCAGCATCAAGCATGCCGCGACTAAATTATTTTAAACCTATCACTTCAAGCTGTTCCTGTCAAAATATGCGGATAACCAGCAGCAGAGCGAACCCTATAATATATTCATCCGGGGCATGTCCTATTTCTCCCTTGTCATGAATAAGCTGTACAAGCAGGTTCACTCAAGTTCATATACATGGCAGGAGGAATGACAACCCTATGGATATTCTCAGCTGTTTGTTATTAGGACTATCTTTATCAGCACCAATCGGGCCTATTAATGCGGCCCAGCTCGACCGCGGGATACGCGGCGGCTTCTGGCCCGCGTGGCTGCTGGGCCTCGGAGCGGTTATGGCCGATATCGTCTACATTCTTCTGGTCTATTTCGGGGTCGTGCATTTCGTGGACACTCCGTTCGTCAAATCCTTTCTCTGGCTCTTTGGATTCTTCGTCCTTGTGTATATCGGTATCGAGAGCCTGCTTACCGCACAAAAAATAACGCTTCAGGAAACCCGAAGCGCGGAGTCTTTATCTAGATCCTTTGCTGCCGGGTTCTTCATGTCCCTCTCGAATCCGATCTCAATCCTGTTCTGGCTGGGCATTTACGGCTCCATACTAGCGGACACAGCGGCTACTTACGCGCCGAAGGAGCTCATGATATTCAGTGCTGCCGTCTTGTCAGGTGTCCTTTTATGGGATATCACGATGGCTTCCCTGGCCAGCGCGTTCCGCAGATGGCTGACGGCCCGCCTGTTGAAGGCGATCTCCGTTATCTCCGGTCTATCCCTGATCGGATTTGGTCTGTACTTCGGGTTCGAAGCGGCTAAAATATTGTTCTTCAGGTAGCCCGGTGCCTTAGTGAGCACCGCCACGCTTTCTTCTCAGCATGACTCTGCGGGAGTCCCGTTTCTGCTTCTGTTTCTGCTTCTTCCACACGAGGGTCTGCATAAGCAGGGTTACACAGCCGATGACACCCACAAAGATAAGACTGCCCCAGAACCCGGGGCGGCTCGTCTCATGCAGCAGCGTTCCCCCTACCGCAAGCCCGATCAGAGCCATGCCCAGGAACCGCTTGATCTGCCCGAATACCGTCAATTTCAGCAGCTTGCCAGAAGTGATTAGAATGAATAACCAGTTGTACAGCAGCAGCAGCCCTGCCCCTGTGGTTACATATTCATAGATTTTGCCCGGCATAACCAGAGCAAGTATAATTGAAGCAACGAGGCCCGCCGCGGTAAGCGCGATGGCGTACAGCGGATGCTTCTTTTTCACCTTTTTGGCGAACAGGGGCGGTGCATCCTTATCTTCCGCAAGCGTCACCAGCATGGTTGTAACCGCGAATAGAGACGCGACCATCGTGGAGAATCCCGCAATAATCAGCACCGCATTGAACAAGTGCGGGATGAAGGGCAGCGGATAATTAGCCAGTGCGGTAATGAAGGGACTCTTCTTGGGTATGAATGCATCCCAGGAGACGATGGTGACGGCCAGCCCGAGCGATAAGATATAGAGGGTAGTGAGCAGCAGCAGCATGACTCTCCCCGCTTTGGGGGCCTCCTCCAGATTCTTCAGCCGAACAGCCATTAATCCGAGCACCTCAATTCCCCCGTAGGCATAGAACGCGAAAATAAATGCCGACCACAGCCCCCTGATGCCATGTGGAAGAAAGCTCTGCATCGTATGCGGGAAGGCGGGGGCCCGGCCCGTTCCCTTGATCCAGCCCATCAGGGCAATGACTGCAATCACGATGAACATCACGATCGCCGCAATCTTAATGATAGACAGAATGTTCTCTAGAGAGTCGAAGCCTTTGTTGCCGAGCATGATGACAACGAGCCCAAGCACCCCATAGATGGAGGCGAAGACCCACATGGGAATAGCCGGGAACCAGAACCTTGAGAAAATGGAGAGCGCGGTAAGCTGGCTGCCCATAATAAGCAGCTCAGATCCCCAGTAGACCCAGCCGCTGCTGAAGCCGGCCCATCGGCCGAAGGCCTTTTTGGCATAAGAACGAAATGAGCCCTTCTCGGGCTGCTCCGCTGTCATCTTGGCAAGCACATCATATACGGTGAATGTGCCGATTGCCGCAAGCACGAACACAATGAGAACCGAAGGCCCGCCAACATGCAGCGCAAGACTTGATCCGAGAAAGTAACCGGTTCCTATCGTACAGGCCACGCCGAGCAAAGAGAGCTGCCACCATTTTAGAGTAGCTTCTTCATTGGAGCTTTGTTTTGTCATAATAACCTCTCAGTTCGTATATTTTAACTTCATCCGTAGCCTGTAGTGTGGGGAAGGTTGCGTGTTTTTATGTACCGGAACGGGCTGAAATTCGGACAGGCCTTGATCCCGGAATGAGACGAAAGCCCCCCATTGCCTGTGTACTTTCCTCCTATTTTGACTGCTTTTTAACCGTTTTATGATAAGAAAAGAAGGAATTTACAGATTTATTGTTTAATAGCCCCTTAAAGAAGTGTAAAACATATAGAAAAGCTAAATTCAGTCTTTAACTAGATCGTACCAGGAGAGGATTAAATGAATACCGAACGGGAGAATAAAACAACCCATGTCATATCTAAGTCTGCAGAGAACCGGATCCTGGCTGAGAAGGCTTCAAAAGAACAGCTGATCATGGCCTGGATGCCAATTAAAGTGAAGATGGCCCATCATTGGATAGAGAATGAGAAGAAACAGCTTAGCCGTAAAATGGTTCGGGGAGCCATTCATTTCTGTCATTTCGGAGAAAATGTAGGATGTGAGCAGAATGAGGAACGTCCTGTAGTTATCATTTCCAACAATACTGTTAATTCGACTTCCGGCAATGTTATTGTCGTTCCGCTAACCAAGAATCTGAAAGCGAAAACAAACTTCAAAACCAAGCAGCCCGTCCTCACCCGCGACGGCAAGCCGGTGCCCAGATTTCAAAGCCATTACTTCTTATTCACCAGTAAATATGACTTTCTTGCCTTTGACTCGGCTGCCAAGACGGAAGAAACAACCTCTGTCAGCAAGGTCAGACTTAAAGAACATCTCGGGAATTTGGATGAAGAAGACATTAATCGATTAGAGACTCGTATGAAATGGACGCTCGGACTTTAAAAAAAAACGTGAAAATTGTATTGACAATAACTTACGTATTAGGTTACTATAAGTGCAGAGATTGAGTTGTGACCACAGTAAATTATGTCATCCACCTCGTCGTGGATAAATTCACACGTTTGACGTGTCTTGAGTCTGAAAGAGGAGCCTTACGCGCTCCTCTTTCCCTTTTACATGATTAAATAGACCTAGCAGTCATTACATATAATTGGCATAAATTTCGATACCCTAGATAGGATATTAATATGTCGCCCACCATGTCGTGGGCAAATTCACCCCGTCCGGGCTCCGGCCGGGGGTTATTTTTGTTCATGGAAATCTAATGGGCTGCTGCTCGTAATGCCAATAATGCTATATGCTGTTGCAATATTTTTACCCGCTGGGTGGAGAACTAATCAGTTTTTCTGGAAAGTCCTTGCAAAAAAGAGTGTACAATGAATCGCAGGCTGTCCTCCAGCGAGGTGGGCAGACCAAATCCTCCCTTCTGCTCCAGCGAGCAGAAGCCGTGAAGAATACTCCGCAGCCCTCTCACCGCATGAGTCTTCTCCTCCTCCATCAGTCCTCTTCCATCCAGCAGGCCTATAATTAATTCTACCATCTCGCGGCCGGCCTTCTGGAGCTCCGTATCCTGAAGATCAGGCGCACGCAGGGTGCTCTCATACAGACCGGGATGCGAATGGGCGAAATCCACATAGGCCCGGCTATAAGCGAACAGCGCGGCATCCCCGGTGAGGCCCTCCGCAGCAGCTTCCAGTCTGGACTGGAGAAGTCTTAGAGAATGAGCGGCGAGCCTGTTCCGCAGCCCCGGCAGGCCGTCTACATGGTTGTACAGCGAGGGCGAACGAATGCCCAGCTTCTGAGCCACAGACGCCAGCGTCACGGCCTCCAGCCCGTGACGATCGGCAATCTCTGCGGCCGCCTGCGTGACGGCCGCTGCATCCAGGCCGGCCCTAGGCATGACGGCCGCCCCCTTCCTGGCCGCCCGCAAGCTTCCGGGCGGCTTCTTGGATGGCCCGGTCCATAGCCGGGACCGGGCTCTCGATCATCCCGCCATGGCCTACGGCCAGCAGCGATGGTGCCAGGTCCCGCAGCTTCTGCGCGGACCTGAGCGAGGTGCTGCTGCTCCAGGTGGCCCAGGCGGGGAACGGGAACAGCGGGCGGACCTGCCCGCTGACTGCGATGCCTCCGCGCAACTGGAAGGCATCGCCCGCGATGAGCGCCCCTGTGCGCGAGTCCAGCAGCGCGATGGAGCCGGGCGTATGCCCCGTCGCAGCGATGACGCGAAGGGATCCCACTGTATCCCCTTCGCTTAACAGCACATCCGGACGCGTCTTCAGCTTGGACGGGACGCCGCCCCGTATCGGCTCGGTGCTTTCACCCGGATCCAGGCTGCGGTCGCCTGCGAAGAGCCTCGCATCCCGGGTAGAGATGTAGACCTTGGCCTCTGGAAGTACCTCCTTCAGCTTATCCAGCGCCCCGACGTGGTCATCATGGGCATGAGTGAGCACAATTCGGGTCACAGGCTTACCGATCCGCTGGGCAGCTCCCAGAATACCCTTAGCGCTATAGGGAAGCGCCGCATCAATTAAGGTGAGGTCCTTCTCCTCTTCAACAAGGTAGCAGTTCACCGGAAATGTACGGGGAAGGAAGGTTAGTTGATATAAATATGACTTGCGCTGAATACGCACGAAATCACTCCATTCGCTAAACTAATTGTATTAGTTTTAATTATAACTAATATCATTAGTTTTTCAATAGGCAGTGTACACATATTTAATTCAGTACATTCATTTCATCACACCTGATCCCCAGACGTCAGAAAGAAACCCGCGATCCCTCTAAGTTCTCACGAGTTTCTTTGAATTTTTGATCCGGTACATTTCCCGATCCGCCTCAAGGAACAGGTAATCCATCTTCTGAAGGGAGTGCTCACTGTAGGCATATCCCAGCGAAATGTCCATATTCAGATCCGGTCGCTCCTTCCGGAATACAATCACCCTCTGCCTCAGTCCCCTGACCAGCCTGCTGACTTCATCCAGTGTCTTGTTAGCAACCAATATGGCGAACTCGTCCCCGCCTACCCGGCAGACCATCACATCATCGGATACGATCTCACGGAGCAGGCCTGCCGCCTCCTTGATGTACAGGTCACCCATCATATGACCAAAGTTGTCGTTCACGTACTTCAAATTGTCCATGTCGCAGATAATAATCGCCGCCTGGATATCTTCCTTGACATCGTAATGGGAGACCAGAATCTCAAAATGCTCCCGATTGAAGAGCCCGGTCATGGAATCATGAGCAAGCCGATACTCCAAATACTGCTGGTAGTCCAATCTGTCCTGAACAGATCTGACGATTCCCTGAATAGCCACGAGCTTATCCTGGTCATAGACCGGGGTAGCCAGCTCCTCATACCACACATATTGTCCATGACAGTCCCGAATTCTATATAATAACGGCTGCTCAAGATCCAGCTCGCCGTTCAGCTTCTGATAGAACAGAGCCAGATCCTCAGGATGTATCCTGAGAAATACCGTCTCCGGTGCAGCTATGTACGAGCTTTGACACTCCGGCTCTATCAAGCGGTTCAGCGGAGCATATACGTATCGATATCTGCGTACAGGCTCAAGTTCCAAATAGTACACAATATCCCGGGTGCCTTCAACAAGCGCAACCGTTCTTGCATCACAAGCAGATACACCAGAGCTTCCCCCTCTCCAGATTCGCATTCCGAATCCCATCAGCAGGACACTAAGGGACATACCTGATAAAAAAGAGATCCACCACATTTTCTCACCTTCTGCAATCGATTTCATTATCACTTTCTCAAAGAACAACTTCAAGCTACTTTTCTGCTGCTTAGCTAACGAGTCCGTCTGTATTAACTCGGGGGGTTATAGTCTTCAGGTCACTCACAATCTTATTTTTATAAAACTTTTGAACTAAATTATGTATGTAGTACTATATTCGACCTATATGCATGTAAATCCTCGTCTTTTTATCGCAAATTCAGGAAAATTATTAATTTTCTTTAATTTACACAAAAGAAAGACTGCCTCCGGAGGTTTTTCTGCTTACCGGTAGACAGTCTTAGATTTATTTCCTAATTCATTTCCTATTTGTTATCTGAAATCTATAGCTCCATCTTGGCTACTTGAATTTCTTCCAATCCATACTGCTGCTGCTCAGCAAATGCTCAAAATCATTCTCCAAGCGTTTTTGCTCCGCTTTACGGGCCTCTTCGGCCTGCTGCCTGGCTTCCTCCTGACGTTTGTGTTCATCCGCTTTCATCTCGGCTGCTTGAGCCTGAAGCTTGCCCAACACCTCACTGCTAAGGAGGTCTTTCAACGTAGCCGGCTTGTCCTCCGTACGTGCGGGAACAGCTGGACGGTTTTTCTTTTTGGCCATCATATTCACCTCGTTAACCCTTGCTATATTTACCTTGCCCCTATCCAGTTAAATGAACTCTTCTTCAATCTCTGCACCTATAGAAATGTCATAGAGCAGATCACCAAGTGTCTACTTCAGATGGGGCTAAACGTTAGTTATATTATATAGCAGCCTATTAGCACAAGTAAGACTAACGGGAAATATTGCGTTCGGGAATATTGCTGCATTTGTTCTAACAATAACTTTCTCAGCTAAATGGCTATATTTACGGTATTATGATGGGTTCGGTTGTACCTGATGGTTCTGATGGTTCTGTTGTTCCCGAAGGTTCCGTTGTTGACGCTTCAGCTGCCACTGCTCCAGTTGCGTTGCTCGTTACAGCCAATCCCTTGGCTGATCCCGTACCAGCTACAGGCGTAACCTCAAAGCTTATATACTTCCCTGCGTCCTCGGAGACCAGAGTATACGTGTTGGTGTTAGCCCCGCTGATTACTGCCTTGTTCGTACCTTCTTCATCATCCGCACGGTACCACTTGAACTCAGGTGCACCTTCACTATCACCATCAACATCAGAGTATACATAACTTCCGGTTAACGTCTGACCTACCTCTGCGGTTCCACTAATCGTTACATTTGTTACAGTTGGAGCTTGGTTAGTGGCTGCAGGCACATCCGAAGGAGATACCTTGGTTATGGTAACATCGTTTTTCGTGATATAAGCTACTTTTTCGTCTCCCACCATCCCGTACTCAATCTCAATAATATCATGAAGTTCTTGATAATCAGGTTTATTAGGCACTGTTATAAAGTTATAAAATTCGTATTCATACATATTTGTACTTTTTATTTTCGCATAGGCTACAATCTCTCCGTTGTCCCTAATAACAACATCATCGTCTATAACTATACCTGGATTCACTACTACATCCCCATTAATAATACTATTTCCATAAAGGTAAAATTGATTGGCCTTAAAAGTGATAGTTAAATCCGCTGCAGGTGCAACCACTATGGTTGCAGCACTCTTAACCGGCGATCCCTTGGTTATTCCCGTACCAACCACAGGGGTAACTTCAAAAATTATATACTTTCCTGCGTCCTCAGAGACCAAAGTATAGGTTTCTGAGGTAGCTTCGCTGATTACTGTTTTACCCACACCCGATGCATCATTCGCACGGTACCACTTAAACTCAGTTGCGCCTTCATCGTCATTCTCAACATCGGAGTATACATAGCTTCCGGTTAAGGTCTGGCCTACCTTCGCTGTTCCACTAATCATAACATTTGTTGCAATAGGTGCTTGGTTAGTTTTTTTGATCATTACCTTATAATCTTTATTATGTTTTCCGTCTTCAGAGATTACAGTTACTGTATACACCTTTCCAAAGTCCAGTATTCCATCAGCATCTAATGGAATCATTAGTGATTCACCAAATACTTCATAAGTCTGCTCCGAATTGTCTTTGGATGCAATCCAATCCTTTAGAGTCCCTACCGTGACAGCTTCTTCAGCCTGCCCAACCAAGATGGTCTGATCTTCAATCGTTTGTGCTATGAAACCATCAATGGTAATACCCACTTCCGAGCTTATAGCAGGCCCTTGCAAAGTTATAACCTTGTCCTTGTAGCCTGTCGCTTTAATGGTAACTATCAAGGTATCCCCAGTGGAGATAGGCGGAAATTCCAATTTTCCTGTAGAGAAATCAAGCATCTCCAGAGGAAGCTCCCGACTCTCGCCATCTTTAAATTTAACAGAGACGCCGCTAATCTTGCTTGTCCATGCTGTATCCACTTCAAAAGAGAACGAGATTTTCTCACGGGTAACCGTGGTGTTCACCTCTGGCGGTGTCAGCAAGCTTGCTCCCGGAGATGGAGTCGGTGTTGAATCCGGTACTGGCGTTGGTGCGGGTACTGGTGCAGGTGCTGGTTTAGTTGTTTTTTCCGCCTCTTCTTTTTTCTCATTCTGCTCGGTTTTGACGGTGATAAATTTGGAAGCTACCAGAGCAACCTCTTGACGCTGAGCACTTTTACCTGGCGCAAAAGTATTGTCGCCTATGCCTTTGATCAATCCGGCTTCTACCGCGAAACCAACGGCGTCCTTCGCATAAGCAGCAATTTGATTGGCATCGCTGAACTTGATTTTCTCCCCATATCCAGCCGCATCCACGCCTAACGCTCTAACGAATAGCACAGCCATCTGTTCCCTTGATAACAGGTCCGAACCTTTAAATTCACCATTCGAATACCCTTTGATAAGGCCTGCTCGGACAGCAGCTTCGATATAAGCAAACTCTTTGTTGGTGGCTGGAACATCTTTAAATGTTGCCTTGGCAGGTGCTTCAGCTACATCAAGTTTGAGTGCTTTCGCCAGAATAATCGCGAACTCTTGTCTTGTAATCAAGCCCAAGGGGTTGAACTTCTCTCCTCCAACTCCGTTGACAATTCCTGCATTAGCAAGCTCCAAGATGGCATTCTTGGCATAAGAATTTGAGATATCCGTAAATGTGGTGGCAGCCGCAAACGCCTGATTACTGAATAACGGACCTGCCAGAAGTGCTGAACTTAGAACCAGACTGGTTAGCTTTTTCGTATTTTTCATAGATGCTTTTTTTCCACCTTTAGCAATAGTATTTATAGTCTACATATTTATCAGTGGTTTTAGATGAAATTTACAGCATTTCAGGAAAATAATGCCGAATTACGTAATTAAATGACGAATAATCAAACTAATTAAGCTAGATGTATCGCAAACACGCTAAAAATCCGAAGGGCTCTGGAGCTACCACGTGACCGTTTGTTCCTTTTCCCGCACATATTCTCAAAAAAAGGGTTCCACTTCCTCCTAAATAAAGTAAAATCATCTCTAGAGTCTATTCCAATGCGGAGGGAATGTGTAAGTTGGATAC contains:
- the def gene encoding peptide deformylase, which produces MSKFTRDYFIMMDDIVREGDPILRVKTEPVSLPPSEEDRAEMAAMMQFLKNSQDEEIAKKYKLRAGVGLSANQIGLNKRMFAAYLVDEKGQTQEYALFNPKVISHSAAMTYLPESEGCLSVDRSIQGFVPRYEKIQLKAYDEEGNELKLRFKGFPAIVMQHELDHLDGIMFYDRINPDNPFKLPEHVQISSLY
- a CDS encoding LysE family transporter, with the translated sequence MDILSCLLLGLSLSAPIGPINAAQLDRGIRGGFWPAWLLGLGAVMADIVYILLVYFGVVHFVDTPFVKSFLWLFGFFVLVYIGIESLLTAQKITLQETRSAESLSRSFAAGFFMSLSNPISILFWLGIYGSILADTAATYAPKELMIFSAAVLSGVLLWDITMASLASAFRRWLTARLLKAISVISGLSLIGFGLYFGFEAAKILFFR
- a CDS encoding amino acid permease, encoding MTKQSSNEEATLKWWQLSLLGVACTIGTGYFLGSSLALHVGGPSVLIVFVLAAIGTFTVYDVLAKMTAEQPEKGSFRSYAKKAFGRWAGFSSGWVYWGSELLIMGSQLTALSIFSRFWFPAIPMWVFASIYGVLGLVVIMLGNKGFDSLENILSIIKIAAIVMFIVIAVIALMGWIKGTGRAPAFPHTMQSFLPHGIRGLWSAFIFAFYAYGGIEVLGLMAVRLKNLEEAPKAGRVMLLLLTTLYILSLGLAVTIVSWDAFIPKKSPFITALANYPLPFIPHLFNAVLIIAGFSTMVASLFAVTTMLVTLAEDKDAPPLFAKKVKKKHPLYAIALTAAGLVASIILALVMPGKIYEYVTTGAGLLLLYNWLFILITSGKLLKLTVFGQIKRFLGMALIGLAVGGTLLHETSRPGFWGSLIFVGVIGCVTLLMQTLVWKKQKQKQKRDSRRVMLRRKRGGAH
- a CDS encoding type II toxin-antitoxin system PemK/MazF family toxin is translated as MNTERENKTTHVISKSAENRILAEKASKEQLIMAWMPIKVKMAHHWIENEKKQLSRKMVRGAIHFCHFGENVGCEQNEERPVVIISNNTVNSTSGNVIVVPLTKNLKAKTNFKTKQPVLTRDGKPVPRFQSHYFLFTSKYDFLAFDSAAKTEETTSVSKVRLKEHLGNLDEEDINRLETRMKWTLGL
- a CDS encoding TetR-like C-terminal domain-containing protein codes for the protein MPRAGLDAAAVTQAAAEIADRHGLEAVTLASVAQKLGIRSPSLYNHVDGLPGLRNRLAAHSLRLLQSRLEAAAEGLTGDAALFAYSRAYVDFAHSHPGLYESTLRAPDLQDTELQKAGREMVELIIGLLDGRGLMEEEKTHAVRGLRSILHGFCSLEQKGGFGLPTSLEDSLRFIVHSFLQGLSRKTD
- a CDS encoding MBL fold metallo-hydrolase, translating into MRIQRKSYLYQLTFLPRTFPVNCYLVEEEKDLTLIDAALPYSAKGILGAAQRIGKPVTRIVLTHAHDDHVGALDKLKEVLPEAKVYISTRDARLFAGDRSLDPGESTEPIRGGVPSKLKTRPDVLLSEGDTVGSLRVIAATGHTPGSIALLDSRTGALIAGDAFQLRGGIAVSGQVRPLFPFPAWATWSSSTSLRSAQKLRDLAPSLLAVGHGGMIESPVPAMDRAIQEAARKLAGGQEGGGRHA
- a CDS encoding diguanylate cyclase; the encoded protein is MKSIAEGEKMWWISFLSGMSLSVLLMGFGMRIWRGGSSGVSACDARTVALVEGTRDIVYYLELEPVRRYRYVYAPLNRLIEPECQSSYIAAPETVFLRIHPEDLALFYQKLNGELDLEQPLLYRIRDCHGQYVWYEELATPVYDQDKLVAIQGIVRSVQDRLDYQQYLEYRLAHDSMTGLFNREHFEILVSHYDVKEDIQAAIIICDMDNLKYVNDNFGHMMGDLYIKEAAGLLREIVSDDVMVCRVGGDEFAILVANKTLDEVSRLVRGLRQRVIVFRKERPDLNMDISLGYAYSEHSLQKMDYLFLEADREMYRIKNSKKLVRT
- a CDS encoding YqkE family protein, which gives rise to MAKKKNRPAVPARTEDKPATLKDLLSSEVLGKLQAQAAEMKADEHKRQEEARQQAEEARKAEQKRLENDFEHLLSSSSMDWKKFK
- a CDS encoding S-layer homology domain-containing protein, with the translated sequence MKNTKKLTSLVLSSALLAGPLFSNQAFAAATTFTDISNSYAKNAILELANAGIVNGVGGEKFNPLGLITRQEFAIILAKALKLDVAEAPAKATFKDVPATNKEFAYIEAAVRAGLIKGYSNGEFKGSDLLSREQMAVLFVRALGVDAAGYGEKIKFSDANQIAAYAKDAVGFAVEAGLIKGIGDNTFAPGKSAQRQEVALVASKFITVKTEQNEKKEEAEKTTKPAPAPVPAPTPVPDSTPTPSPGASLLTPPEVNTTVTREKISFSFEVDTAWTSKISGVSVKFKDGESRELPLEMLDFSTGKLEFPPISTGDTLIVTIKATGYKDKVITLQGPAISSEVGITIDGFIAQTIEDQTILVGQAEEAVTVGTLKDWIASKDNSEQTYEVFGESLMIPLDADGILDFGKVYTVTVISEDGKHNKDYKVMIKKTNQAPIATNVMISGTAKVGQTLTGSYVYSDVENDDEGATEFKWYRANDASGVGKTVISEATSETYTLVSEDAGKYIIFEVTPVVGTGITKGSPVKSAATIVVAPAADLTITFKANQFYLYGNSIINGDVVVNPGIVIDDDVVIRDNGEIVAYAKIKSTNMYEYEFYNFITVPNKPDYQELHDIIEIEYGMVGDEKVAYITKNDVTITKVSPSDVPAATNQAPTVTNVTISGTAEVGQTLTGSYVYSDVDGDSEGAPEFKWYRADDEEGTNKAVISGANTNTYTLVSEDAGKYISFEVTPVAGTGSAKGLAVTSNATGAVAAEASTTEPSGTTEPSEPSGTTEPIIIP